The following proteins are encoded in a genomic region of Deltaproteobacteria bacterium:
- the cofE gene encoding coenzyme F420-0:L-glutamate ligase has product MSFTVFPVAGVPLIRPGDDLGALLTGAIVGAQLGPLEDDIVVVCQKIVSKAEGRVVALPSVTPSPFARQLAALASDKDARVLEVILSQTKRIVKMDRGHLIVETGPGWVCANAGVDESNSLDDETVILLPSDPDASARRLAEGIRSRTERTVAVIITDTFGRPWREGLVDFALGVAGMEPLLDLRGQRDLGGRELHHTVNAQADALAAAAGLVMRKGAGIPAAIIRGYEYHRGDGGGTKLLRAREFDLFR; this is encoded by the coding sequence GTGAGCTTCACCGTGTTCCCGGTTGCGGGCGTGCCGCTGATTCGTCCGGGTGACGACCTCGGCGCCCTCCTCACCGGCGCCATTGTCGGAGCGCAACTCGGCCCGCTCGAGGACGACATCGTCGTCGTCTGCCAGAAGATCGTCTCCAAAGCAGAAGGGCGCGTGGTGGCGCTGCCCAGCGTTACCCCCTCGCCATTCGCGCGGCAGCTCGCCGCCCTCGCCTCCGACAAGGATGCGCGCGTGCTCGAAGTGATCCTGAGCCAGACCAAGCGCATCGTCAAAATGGACCGCGGCCATCTCATCGTCGAGACCGGCCCCGGCTGGGTGTGCGCCAACGCCGGCGTCGATGAATCGAACAGTCTCGACGATGAAACGGTGATTCTGCTTCCAAGCGATCCCGATGCCTCGGCGCGCCGGCTCGCCGAGGGGATCCGCAGCCGGACTGAGCGCACCGTCGCGGTGATCATCACCGACACCTTCGGCCGCCCCTGGCGTGAGGGGCTGGTCGACTTCGCCCTGGGCGTTGCCGGCATGGAGCCGCTGCTGGACTTACGCGGCCAGCGCGACCTCGGCGGGCGCGAGCTACACCACACCGTCAATGCCCAGGCCGATGCCTTGGCCGCCGCCGCCGGCCTGGTGATGCGCAAAGGCGCCGGTATCCCGGCCGCCATCATCCGCGGTTACGAATACCACCGCGGCGACGGCGGCGGCACCAAGCTGTTGCGCGCTCGCGAGTTCGACCTCTTTCGTTGA
- a CDS encoding efflux RND transporter permease subunit yields the protein MILADLCIRRPVFASMLVGTLLVLGWFCYRRLGVDLFPRVEIPTVTVTTTLVGAGPEEIETRVTKPIEEAINTISGIDEMRSVSIEGVSQVLVLFHLERSLDAAAQDVRDKVAAIVAQLPEGTDPPVVDKFDIDATPIMYLTVSGGRELKELTEITKKRIKEPLESVLGVGAIKLVGGREREIQVAVQATKLNAYGLTAPQVAHAVAMQNVEVPGGRLVTGPQETAVRTRGRVERVADFADIQVTNRDGKPVRIRDLGTVTDGIVEPRSVSRYNGTNAVTLSVRKQSGANTVAVVDAIRARLPALTATLPAGVQLDITRDWSAFIRNAVEEVQQHMVLGAILASIVVLVFMGNLRATLIAAVAIPTSIIATFAVMYAAGFSLNRVTLLALTLAVGIVIDDAIVVLENIWRFMEEKGLTAFQAASAATAEVGLAVSATTLSLAVVFVPVAFITGVVGQFLKGFGLTLAFAIIVSWLVAFTLTPTLSARLLRTRRGGERSRESRFYDPIDRGYMRLLRWSMRHRGVLVLVALALIAATPYLARRAGGAFMPEDDRGEFEVNLKLPQGSSLQQIDTILRDMEAAIRALPEIRGLLTTVGGTAGDDITQAQIFVVLHDQHARPREQFAVMQDVRDRLQRFRSRVRVTVDNPPPVSGSGFGGSELRIDIRGPDQSEIDRAAARVRRIMEQTAGVVDIDSSAVAGKPEVQLAIGRDKAADLGVQVADIAGIVRTLIAGDVITQYKEAGELYDVRLRLVASDRERVAQLAELTVPSAKVGRVRLDNLVEFRAGTGPSHINRHSRQRQISLYGNIAPGHAFGDILNDIMRQARGLGLPATYTVAASGRGKLYAETVTGFQVALSLSVIFMYIVLAAQFESFLHPLTIMLSLPLSVPFGIFSLWVTGNTLNLFSGMGMLLLFGIVKKNAILQIDHTLALQRSGLPQDQAILQANRDRLRPILMTTISLVVAMIPAALARGAGAEVAKAIAIVVIGGQSLCLLITLLITPVAYSLFEDLAVRLRLPKRQAAVQEAAGQPSR from the coding sequence ATGATCCTCGCCGACCTCTGCATCCGGCGCCCGGTGTTCGCCAGCATGCTCGTGGGGACGCTGCTCGTCCTGGGATGGTTCTGCTACCGTCGGCTCGGCGTCGACCTCTTCCCGCGGGTCGAGATTCCTACGGTGACGGTGACGACGACGCTGGTCGGTGCGGGCCCGGAGGAAATCGAGACGCGGGTCACCAAGCCGATCGAGGAAGCGATCAACACCATCAGCGGGATCGACGAGATGCGCTCGGTGAGCATCGAGGGGGTGTCCCAAGTGCTCGTGCTCTTTCATCTGGAACGGTCGCTCGACGCGGCGGCCCAAGACGTGCGCGACAAGGTGGCCGCCATCGTCGCCCAGCTTCCCGAGGGCACCGACCCGCCGGTGGTCGACAAGTTCGACATCGACGCGACGCCCATCATGTATCTCACGGTGAGCGGCGGCCGCGAGCTGAAGGAGCTGACCGAGATCACCAAGAAACGGATCAAGGAACCCCTGGAAAGCGTGCTGGGAGTGGGGGCCATCAAACTCGTCGGCGGGCGCGAGCGGGAGATCCAGGTGGCCGTGCAGGCAACCAAGCTGAATGCGTATGGGCTCACGGCACCGCAGGTCGCCCACGCCGTCGCCATGCAAAACGTCGAGGTGCCCGGTGGGCGGCTCGTGACCGGTCCGCAGGAGACCGCGGTGCGCACCCGGGGCCGCGTCGAGCGCGTCGCCGATTTTGCCGACATCCAGGTCACCAATCGTGACGGGAAGCCCGTGCGCATCCGAGACCTCGGCACGGTCACGGACGGGATCGTCGAACCGCGCAGCGTGTCGCGCTACAACGGCACCAACGCCGTCACGCTCTCCGTTCGCAAGCAAAGCGGCGCGAACACCGTCGCCGTGGTGGATGCGATCCGGGCGCGCCTGCCCGCGCTCACGGCCACTTTGCCGGCTGGCGTACAGCTCGACATCACCCGCGACTGGTCGGCGTTCATCCGCAACGCGGTGGAGGAAGTGCAACAGCACATGGTCCTGGGCGCCATCCTCGCCAGCATCGTGGTGCTGGTGTTCATGGGCAACCTGCGCGCCACGTTGATCGCGGCGGTCGCCATTCCGACCTCCATCATCGCCACGTTTGCCGTGATGTACGCGGCCGGCTTCAGCCTTAATCGCGTGACGCTGCTGGCGCTCACCTTGGCGGTGGGCATCGTCATCGACGACGCCATCGTCGTGCTGGAGAACATCTGGCGGTTCATGGAAGAGAAGGGCTTGACAGCCTTTCAAGCCGCCTCGGCGGCGACGGCTGAGGTGGGCTTGGCGGTCAGTGCCACCACCCTCTCGCTCGCGGTCGTGTTCGTCCCCGTGGCCTTCATCACCGGCGTCGTCGGCCAGTTTTTGAAGGGCTTCGGGTTGACCTTGGCGTTTGCCATCATCGTCTCGTGGCTGGTGGCGTTCACGCTCACTCCCACGTTGTCGGCCCGGCTGCTGCGCACCCGTCGTGGCGGGGAGCGCTCGCGGGAGTCCCGCTTTTATGACCCCATCGACCGCGGGTACATGCGACTCCTGCGCTGGTCGATGCGGCACCGCGGGGTGTTGGTCCTGGTGGCGCTCGCGCTGATTGCCGCGACGCCGTATCTGGCGCGGCGCGCCGGGGGTGCGTTCATGCCCGAGGACGATCGCGGCGAGTTCGAAGTGAACCTCAAACTTCCCCAGGGCTCGTCGTTGCAGCAGATCGACACCATCCTGCGCGACATGGAGGCCGCCATTCGTGCGTTGCCGGAGATTCGCGGCCTGCTGACGACCGTCGGCGGCACGGCCGGCGACGACATCACTCAGGCGCAGATCTTCGTCGTGCTGCACGACCAGCACGCGCGCCCGCGGGAGCAGTTCGCGGTGATGCAGGACGTGCGAGATCGCCTCCAACGCTTCCGTTCGCGGGTGCGGGTCACGGTTGACAATCCGCCGCCCGTGAGCGGCAGTGGGTTCGGCGGGTCGGAGCTGCGAATCGACATCCGAGGACCCGATCAGAGCGAGATCGACCGCGCCGCCGCCCGAGTGCGGCGGATCATGGAGCAGACAGCGGGCGTGGTCGACATCGACAGCAGTGCGGTGGCAGGCAAGCCCGAAGTCCAGCTCGCGATTGGCCGCGACAAGGCCGCCGATCTCGGCGTCCAGGTGGCCGACATTGCCGGTATCGTGCGCACCTTGATCGCCGGCGATGTCATCACTCAATACAAGGAAGCCGGCGAGCTCTACGACGTCCGGCTCCGGCTGGTGGCCAGCGACCGCGAGCGCGTGGCGCAGTTGGCAGAGCTGACGGTGCCCTCGGCCAAGGTCGGTCGCGTCCGGCTGGACAACCTGGTCGAGTTCCGCGCCGGCACCGGCCCGTCGCACATCAACCGCCACAGCCGCCAGCGTCAGATCAGCTTGTACGGCAACATCGCGCCCGGCCACGCTTTCGGGGACATTCTCAACGACATCATGCGCCAGGCCAGGGGCCTCGGTTTGCCGGCCACGTACACCGTCGCCGCCTCCGGGCGCGGGAAGCTGTACGCCGAGACGGTGACCGGCTTTCAGGTCGCGCTCAGCCTGTCGGTGATTTTCATGTACATCGTCCTGGCGGCGCAGTTCGAGAGCTTTCTCCACCCGCTGACCATTATGCTGTCGCTCCCACTGTCGGTGCCATTTGGGATCTTCTCGTTGTGGGTCACCGGCAACACGCTGAATCTGTTCAGCGGGATGGGGATGCTCTTGCTGTTTGGGATCGTGAAGAAGAATGCCATTCTCCAGATCGACCACACCCTCGCCTTGCAGCGCTCGGGGTTGCCGCAAGACCAGGCCATCCTGCAGGCCAACCGCGACCGTCTGCGGCCGATCCTGATGACCACCATCTCGCTGGTCGTCGCCATGATTCCGGCCGCGCTCGCGCGCGGGGCCGGCGCGGAGGTCGCCAAGGCCATCGCGATCGTCGTGATCGGCGGCCAGTCGCTCTGCTTGCTCATCACGTTGCTGATCACGCCGGTGGCGTATTCGCTCTTCGAGGACCTGGCCGTGCGGCTCCGGCTCCCCAAACGGCAGGCGGCGGTGCAGGAGGCCGCCGGACAGCCCTCGCGCTGA